The Ornithodoros turicata isolate Travis chromosome 7, ASM3712646v1, whole genome shotgun sequence genome includes a region encoding these proteins:
- the LOC135400711 gene encoding tRNA-uridine aminocarboxypropyltransferase 1-like isoform X2, which translates to MRVMSSANHCMRTSFVPPDVFYVCLPLHIDIIKHAGEVDGKSTAAHLAILAPQDVSVYTYPNIPDYRGKNVLLLFPGENAQSLEQHWQQAQAVVTARRGLCHMCKGLHQGLPWHNLILIDSTWRQTKRIYLDERMEGLPCAVLEGGQSAFWRPQRGKPSSWLATVEAAHLALSRLLELQGCEAHVDDLLFFFKYFYKKIRTKYKDFGLLE; encoded by the exons ATGCGAGTAATGAGTTCTGCGAATCATTGTATGAGAACTTCGTTTGTTCCCCCGGACGTCTTTTACGTTTGT CTCCCTTTGCACATCGACATAATTAAGCATGCCGGCGAAGTTGACGGAAAAAGTACCGCAGCTCACCTTGCCATACTAGCACCACAAGATGTCAGCGTATACACATACCCAAATATTCCAGACTACAGAGGGAAGAAT gtgttgttgttgtttcctggAGAGAATGCCCAATCCTTGGAGCAACACTGGCAACAAGCTCAAGCCGTCGTGACTGCCCGTAGAGGCCTGTGTCACATGTGCAAGGGTCTGCATCAAGGTCTGCCATGGCATAACCTCATCTTGATTGACAG CACTTGGCGTCAGACTAAGAGGATATACTTGGATGAAAGAATGGAAG GGCTGCCGTGTGCAGTTCTAGAGGGAGGTCAGTCTGCATTCTGGCGTCCGCAAAGGGGGAAGCCCTCCAGTTGGCTGGCTACGGTAGAAGCTGCTCATTTGGCATTGTCGAGGCTCCTCGAGCTTCAAGGTTGCGAAGCCCACGTAGACGACTTGCTTTTCTTCTTCAAGTATTTCTACAAGAAGATCCGCACAAAATATAAG GACTTTGGACTCCTGGAATAG
- the LOC135400715 gene encoding globin-like, producing the protein MGQTKVSALHMGNSLRHHSGNITDPLTGMTATEKLGVRTTWGQFYKNKENAVDLFVELYRTHPETQQLFPFAKEPIEALSCNPQVIAHCVAVAGQVAAMVDALDDVGLFEELVRKNARSHANRKGVTTQHFVFLGQVMRMVMHKKLGSCMLIEADVGWEKFFKLLMIITTQVYSTIRPPPPKPPKSQHKGGRAAK; encoded by the coding sequence TGTCCGCACTCCACATGGGCAACTCCCTTCGTCATCACAGCGGCAACATAACAGACCCTCTAACTGGGATGACCGCCACTGAGAAGCTTGGCGTGCGCACAACATGGGGCCAATtttacaaaaacaaagaaaatgccGTCGACCTCTTCGTGGAGTTATACAGAACGCATCCAGAAACCCAACAGCTGTTCCCTTTCGCCAAAGAGCCAATCGAAGCGCTGTCCTGTAATCCCCAAGTCATCGCACACTGCGTGGCAGTTGCGGGACAAGTCGCGGCAATGGTGGATGCACTGGACGACGTGGGGCTCTTCGAAGAGCTCGTACGGAAGAACGCCCGCTCTCACGCTAACCGCAAGGGAGTGACCACCCAGCACTTTGTCTTTCTTGGCCAGGTAATGAGGATGGTGATGCACAAGAAACTGGGCTCGTGCATGTTGATCGAAGCTGATGTTGGCTGGGAGAAGTTCTTCAAGCTCCTGATGATTATCACCACGCAAGTGTACTCCACCATTCGTCCCCCGCCACCAAAGCCGCCAAAGTCTCAACACAAAGGCGGCCGTGCGGCAAAATGA
- the LOC135400711 gene encoding tRNA-uridine aminocarboxypropyltransferase 1-like isoform X1: MAATTRKREPLIWKSCLFERNDDDPFSHLKIQSAHYLDDISERGVCPECYKSRMYFCYSCFKAVDTVNDRVPQLRLPLHIDIIKHAGEVDGKSTAAHLAILAPQDVSVYTYPNIPDYRGKNVLLLFPGENAQSLEQHWQQAQAVVTARRGLCHMCKGLHQGLPWHNLILIDSTWRQTKRIYLDERMEGLPCAVLEGGQSAFWRPQRGKPSSWLATVEAAHLALSRLLELQGCEAHVDDLLFFFKYFYKKIRTKYKDFGLLE; the protein is encoded by the exons ATGGCCGCTACAACACGAAAACGAGAACCGCTCATATGGAAGAGCTGCCTCTTTGAACGTAATGACGATGATCCCTTCAGCCATCTCAAGATACAATCAGCACACTACTTGGATGACATCAGTGAACGTGGAGTTTGTCCGGAATGCTACAAGTCGCGCATGTATTTCTGCTATAGTTGCTTCAAGGCTGTCGACACTGTCAATGACAGGGTGCCTCAACTGAGA CTCCCTTTGCACATCGACATAATTAAGCATGCCGGCGAAGTTGACGGAAAAAGTACCGCAGCTCACCTTGCCATACTAGCACCACAAGATGTCAGCGTATACACATACCCAAATATTCCAGACTACAGAGGGAAGAAT gtgttgttgttgtttcctggAGAGAATGCCCAATCCTTGGAGCAACACTGGCAACAAGCTCAAGCCGTCGTGACTGCCCGTAGAGGCCTGTGTCACATGTGCAAGGGTCTGCATCAAGGTCTGCCATGGCATAACCTCATCTTGATTGACAG CACTTGGCGTCAGACTAAGAGGATATACTTGGATGAAAGAATGGAAG GGCTGCCGTGTGCAGTTCTAGAGGGAGGTCAGTCTGCATTCTGGCGTCCGCAAAGGGGGAAGCCCTCCAGTTGGCTGGCTACGGTAGAAGCTGCTCATTTGGCATTGTCGAGGCTCCTCGAGCTTCAAGGTTGCGAAGCCCACGTAGACGACTTGCTTTTCTTCTTCAAGTATTTCTACAAGAAGATCCGCACAAAATATAAG GACTTTGGACTCCTGGAATAG
- the LOC135399733 gene encoding uncharacterized protein LOC135399733: MATRFGSEHAIHADPDQQRIFFSRSSLYAVIGMLTVAVLFCAAVLAYTLRRNDLVKKEYFNILSAISHKVTIAQERATPTTVDTTTVSFGPAATKKESTVLPVVVLALTRKPLTNISSLRGKTVSARSSTTKAVMQAQRSGVTTEDPLYYDDLDVMPKSGTSRRVEHLNYSGSISFANTGSTGVTGALTGTVHARGPTSPDNNLLRETVTQRRKSSADVVSTSSIRRHK, from the exons ATGGCCACTCGTTTTGGCAGCGAGCACGCCATCCACGCCGACCCCGACCAACAACGTATCTTCTTCTCCAGGTCCAGCTTGTATGCCGTCATCGGCATGCTTACCGTGGCCGTGCTCTTCTGCGCGGCCGTGCTTGCTTACACGCTGCGGAGAAATGATCTTGTCAAGAAGGAATACTTCAATATCCTGTCTGCCATTTCCCACAAG GTGACTATTGCCCAGGAACGCGCCACGCCAACTACTGTTGACACCACGACAGTTTCGTTTGGCCCCGCTGCTACCAAGAAAGAGAGCACCGTCCTTCCAGTGGTAGTACTGGCACTGACGCGAAAGCCCCTCACCAATATCTCGAGCCTGCGGGGGAAGACGGTGTCTGCGCGTTCTTCCACGACTAAGGCTGTGATGCAAGCACAGAGGTCGGGTGTGACCACTGAGGACCCCTTGTACTACGACGACTTGGACGTAATGCCCAAGTCGGGAACGAGCCGTCGTGTGGAACATCTCAACTACAGCGGATCCATCAGTTTCGCGAATACCGGCTCTACCGGGGTCACTGGCGCGTTAACGGGTACAGTTCACGCAAGAGGCCCGACATCACCAGATAACAATCTCCTTAGGGAAACTGTAACGCAGAGACGCAAGAGTAGTGCAGACGTGGTCTCCACATCATCAATCAGGCGTCATAAATAA